Proteins encoded together in one Desulfovibrio porci window:
- a CDS encoding chemotaxis protein CheW, translated as MDPSQKKQDDELLQLVTFSIGEEEFGVNILKVQEIIRTMEITKVPRAPEFVEGVINLRGKVIPIIDLRRRFGLVPKAHDKNTRIIVIEINNIIVGFVVDAVSEVLRIPASTVEPPPPVVAGVDSDYISGVGKLQDRLLIMLDLDKLLSSEDMDMLSTM; from the coding sequence ATGGATCCAAGTCAGAAAAAACAGGATGATGAACTCCTGCAGCTGGTGACGTTCAGCATCGGTGAAGAGGAATTCGGGGTAAATATCCTGAAGGTGCAGGAAATCATCCGCACCATGGAGATTACCAAGGTTCCCCGCGCGCCGGAATTTGTGGAAGGCGTCATCAATCTGCGCGGCAAGGTGATCCCGATCATTGATCTGCGGCGTCGTTTCGGCCTTGTGCCCAAGGCTCATGATAAAAACACCCGCATCATCGTGATTGAGATCAACAATATTATTGTGGGTTTTGTGGTGGACGCCGTTTCGGAGGTTCTGCGCATACCCGCCAGCACGGTGGAACCGCCGCCGCCCGTCGTGGCCGGAGTGGATTCCGATTATATCAGCGGCGTCGGCAAATTGCAGGACCGTCTGCTGATCATGTTGGATCTGGACAAGCTGCTTTCCAGCGAAGACATGGACATGCTGAGCACCATGTAA
- a CDS encoding protein-disulfide reductase DsbD family protein, translating to MSAVRAWAEDVPVQLDFARDGDNIVAAVRLSLPPDYHAYAHEAGDAGRPTVLDFALEGGQMLPVWYPAGAMQRDFYDPEATVFVYEGEVVLFTALPEQAAGKPFTAALSLLLCSNRNCLPVNQSFTGVVPEAPSPVGQTPWSGQWRKLQNTQPVLAGVQEAPAASPLTLSKEAGRLAPSLGAPASGAQTGVPTARLAGQGRSGILPPPEEFEVQLTPRYADASLEISSLGKALLVGILAGLLLNAMPCVLPVLTFKISGLLLMGGSDGKNNLRRFREHNLCFAGGVMTLFTGLALVLGLADLMWGQLYQNQGVLLVMLLIVFLMGLSMLGVFTLPVIDLKPGENTKNPRLQSYLTGLVSTFLATPCSGPLLGGVLGWAFTQPLLILMVVFWAVGLGMALPYLLFCIWPDMARILPRPGPWMHVFERVVGFFLLGTALYLLSILPVEKHMHVLSVLLLVSLCAWLWGRFCDISAPLLRRRVAGVAGCVLLLAAIVWVLRPVAPLPQWRDFSPEYFTAQLGKKPMLLEFTADWCPNCKFMEATVLTDERLRAWQARYGMDLVRVDLTNANAYAVRLLEALGSKSIPLTALFPAGDNASSPLVLRDVYGVQSLTKAMNEVFAGG from the coding sequence TTGTCCGCTGTCCGGGCCTGGGCTGAGGATGTGCCCGTACAGCTGGACTTCGCCCGTGACGGCGACAACATTGTCGCGGCCGTGCGCCTGAGCCTCCCCCCGGACTATCATGCCTATGCGCATGAAGCGGGGGACGCCGGTCGGCCCACAGTGCTGGATTTCGCCCTGGAGGGCGGACAGATGCTGCCGGTCTGGTATCCCGCCGGGGCCATGCAGCGCGATTTTTATGACCCTGAGGCCACGGTCTTCGTCTATGAAGGCGAGGTGGTGCTGTTCACGGCCCTGCCGGAGCAGGCTGCGGGCAAACCCTTTACCGCGGCTCTGAGCCTGCTGCTTTGCTCCAACCGCAATTGTCTGCCCGTCAATCAGAGTTTTACCGGCGTGGTGCCGGAAGCTCCCTCCCCGGTGGGGCAGACCCCTTGGTCCGGGCAGTGGCGCAAGCTGCAAAATACGCAACCCGTCTTGGCTGGCGTACAGGAAGCCCCCGCCGCCTCTCCGCTTACGCTTTCCAAGGAGGCAGGGCGTCTGGCCCCGTCATTGGGCGCGCCCGCGTCCGGCGCTCAGACGGGCGTCCCCACCGCTCGGCTCGCCGGTCAGGGACGAAGCGGGATTCTGCCGCCGCCGGAGGAATTTGAGGTACAACTGACCCCGCGCTATGCCGATGCCTCACTGGAAATTTCCAGTCTGGGCAAGGCGCTGCTGGTGGGCATTCTGGCCGGGCTGCTGCTCAACGCCATGCCCTGCGTGCTGCCGGTGCTCACCTTCAAGATCAGCGGTCTGCTGCTGATGGGCGGCAGCGACGGCAAAAATAACCTCCGGCGTTTCCGCGAACACAATCTCTGTTTCGCGGGCGGCGTTATGACCCTGTTCACCGGCCTTGCGCTTGTGCTGGGTCTGGCGGACCTGATGTGGGGGCAGCTCTACCAGAATCAGGGCGTTTTGCTGGTCATGCTGTTGATTGTCTTTCTCATGGGCCTGTCCATGCTGGGGGTCTTCACCTTGCCGGTGATTGACCTGAAGCCCGGCGAAAACACCAAGAATCCCCGATTACAATCTTACCTGACCGGGCTTGTTTCCACCTTTCTGGCCACGCCGTGCAGCGGGCCGCTGCTGGGCGGCGTGCTGGGCTGGGCATTCACCCAGCCCCTGCTGATCCTTATGGTGGTGTTCTGGGCAGTGGGGCTGGGTATGGCCCTGCCGTACCTGCTGTTCTGCATCTGGCCGGATATGGCGCGGATTTTGCCCCGGCCCGGGCCTTGGATGCACGTCTTTGAACGCGTGGTGGGCTTCTTTCTGCTGGGCACGGCGCTCTATCTGCTCTCCATCCTGCCGGTGGAAAAACACATGCATGTCCTCAGTGTGCTGCTGCTGGTTTCGCTGTGCGCCTGGCTCTGGGGGCGGTTCTGCGACATCTCCGCCCCGCTGTTGCGCCGCAGGGTGGCAGGCGTCGCGGGTTGCGTGCTCTTGCTGGCGGCCATTGTCTGGGTGCTGCGTCCCGTGGCGCCGCTGCCGCAGTGGCGCGACTTCAGTCCGGAGTATTTCACGGCTCAGCTGGGCAAGAAGCCCATGCTGCTGGAATTCACCGCCGACTGGTGCCCCAACTGCAAATTTATGGAAGCCACGGTGCTCACCGACGAACGCCTGCGCGCCTGGCAGGCCCGCTACGGCATGGACCTCGTGCGCGTGGATCTGACCAATGCCAATGCCTACGCCGTGCGTCTGCTGGAAGCCCTGGGCAGTAAAAGCATTCCGCTGACGGCGCTGTTCCCGGCGGGCGACAATGCCTCCTCGCCCCTGGTGCTGCGTGATGTCTACGGCGTGCAGAGCCTGACAAAAGCCATGAATGAAGTCTTTGCGGGCGGTTAA
- the hslU gene encoding ATP-dependent protease ATPase subunit HslU yields MSTLTPREIVAELDKFVVGQEQAKRMVAVAVRNRWRRQHLSPELRDEVAPKNIIMMGPTGVGKTEIARRLAKLSGAPFIKVEATKFTEVGYVGRDVESMVRDLMEIGINLVREEENARVRKAAEAAAESRLMDLLLPHSFGQEERNSTREKLLQQFRLGFLDQREVEMEVTEQGGQGIDIFAIPGMEQMGGQVKDMFSKAFPPRRSRRKMKIRDAFNVLVQEESGKLVDQEALTERAKERVEQSGIIFIDEIDKIASSSQNRTSDISREGVQRDLLPIVEGSSVNTKYGMVRTDHILFIAAGAFHFSKPSDMIPELQGRFPLRVELQPLGKEEFLRILTEPDNALTKQYEALLGTEQIRLSFTRDGLEEVAAFAEDTNSRTENIGARRLYTIMEKILADISFDAPDMPGAQIVVNREYVCEHLQDVRKDQDLSQYIL; encoded by the coding sequence TCGTGGCGGAACTGGACAAATTCGTGGTGGGCCAGGAACAGGCCAAGCGCATGGTGGCCGTGGCCGTGCGCAACCGCTGGCGGCGGCAACACCTTTCGCCGGAGCTGCGTGACGAAGTGGCCCCCAAGAACATCATTATGATGGGTCCCACCGGCGTGGGAAAAACTGAAATCGCCCGCCGTCTGGCCAAGCTGTCCGGCGCGCCCTTCATCAAGGTGGAGGCCACCAAGTTCACGGAGGTGGGCTATGTGGGCCGCGATGTGGAGTCCATGGTGCGCGACCTTATGGAAATCGGCATCAATCTCGTGCGAGAGGAGGAAAACGCCCGTGTGCGCAAGGCCGCAGAGGCCGCAGCCGAGTCGCGTCTGATGGACTTGTTGCTGCCCCATTCCTTTGGTCAGGAAGAGCGCAACTCCACGCGTGAAAAGCTGCTTCAGCAGTTCCGCCTGGGCTTTCTTGACCAGCGGGAAGTGGAAATGGAAGTGACCGAACAGGGGGGTCAGGGCATCGACATTTTCGCCATCCCCGGCATGGAGCAGATGGGCGGCCAAGTCAAGGACATGTTCAGCAAAGCCTTCCCGCCGCGCCGCAGCCGCCGCAAGATGAAAATCCGCGACGCCTTCAATGTGCTGGTGCAGGAGGAGTCGGGCAAACTGGTGGATCAGGAGGCTCTGACCGAGCGGGCCAAGGAGCGGGTGGAGCAGAGCGGCATCATCTTTATTGACGAGATCGACAAGATCGCCAGCAGTTCGCAGAACCGCACCTCGGACATTTCCCGCGAAGGCGTGCAGCGGGATCTGCTGCCCATTGTGGAAGGCAGCTCGGTGAATACCAAGTACGGCATGGTCCGCACGGACCATATTCTGTTCATCGCCGCAGGCGCGTTCCACTTCAGCAAGCCCTCGGATATGATTCCCGAATTGCAGGGGCGCTTCCCCCTGCGGGTGGAATTGCAGCCCCTGGGCAAGGAGGAATTTCTGCGTATCCTCACCGAACCGGACAACGCCCTGACCAAGCAGTATGAAGCCTTGCTGGGCACGGAGCAGATACGCCTCAGCTTCACCAGGGATGGCCTGGAGGAAGTGGCGGCTTTTGCCGAGGACACCAATTCCCGCACGGAAAATATCGGCGCGCGCCGTCTGTATACCATCATGGAAAAAATCCTGGCCGACATTTCCTTTGACGCGCCGGACATGCCCGGCGCGCAGATCGTCGTCAACAGGGAGTACGTCTGCGAACATTTGCAGGATGTGCGCAAGGATCAGGATCTGAGTCAGTATATTCTGTAG